Proteins encoded by one window of Dryocola sp. LX212:
- the narP gene encoding nitrate/nitrite response regulator protein NarP gives MSEQHVCEVLVVDDHPLMRRGIRQLLEMDDSFKVVAEASSGTEAISLANRLSPDLILLDLNMKGLSGLDTLNALRREGINARIIVLTVSDSKSDIFTLIDAGADGYLLKDSDPEVLLDDIRRGAKGGEAFSAQVAEYLHNRGTEKRGSDPFAALTERELDVLQEVARGLSNKQIAAGLHISEETVKVHIRNLLRKLQVRSRVAATVLYFESRGV, from the coding sequence ATGAGTGAGCAACATGTCTGTGAGGTACTGGTTGTTGATGACCATCCGCTGATGCGGCGGGGTATCCGCCAGCTGCTGGAAATGGACGACAGTTTTAAGGTAGTGGCCGAAGCCAGCAGCGGCACGGAGGCAATAAGCCTTGCGAATCGCCTCAGCCCTGATTTGATTCTGCTGGATCTTAATATGAAAGGCCTGAGCGGCCTGGATACGCTGAACGCTCTGCGGCGGGAAGGGATCAACGCGCGCATTATCGTACTGACCGTATCCGACTCGAAAAGCGACATCTTCACGCTGATTGATGCCGGTGCCGACGGCTACCTGCTCAAGGACAGCGATCCGGAAGTGTTACTGGATGATATCCGGCGTGGAGCAAAGGGCGGCGAAGCGTTCAGCGCTCAGGTGGCAGAGTATCTGCATAATCGCGGGACGGAAAAACGCGGTAGCGATCCCTTTGCTGCGTTGACGGAGCGGGAGCTGGATGTACTGCAGGAAGTGGCCCGCGGCCTGTCTAACAAGCAGATAGCAGCAGGGCTGCATATCTCCGAAGAGACGGTCAAAGTGCATATCCGCAACTTACTGCGCAAGCTTCAGGTGCGTTCACGCGTGGCGGCTACCGTGCTGTATTTCGAAAGCCGCGGGGTTTAA
- the acrD gene encoding multidrug efflux RND transporter permease AcrD — MANFFINRPIFAWVLAIILCLTGTLAIFSLPVEQYPDLAPPNVRITANYPGASAQTLENTVTQVIEQNMTGLDNMMYMSSQSSSTGQATITLSFKAGTDPDEAVQQVQNQLQSALRKLPQDVQTQGVTVRKTGDSNILMIAFVSTDGSMDKQDIADYVASNIQDPISRINGVGDVDAYGSQYSMRIWLDPTKLTSYQMTTQDVVNAISSQNAQIAVGQLGGTPSVDMQALNATVNSQSLLQTPQQFKDITLRVNQDGSLVTLGDVATVELGAEKYDYLSRYNGQAASGLGIKLASGANEMETDRLARAKIEELSQYFPHGLEAKIAYETTPFVKASIKDVVKTLLEAILLVFFVMYLFLQNFRATLIPTIAVPVVLLGTYAVLYSFGYSINTLTMFAMVLAIGLLVDDAIVVVENVERIMSEEGLSPREATRKSMGQIQGALVGIAMVLSAVFVPMAFFGGTTGAIYRQFSITIVSAMVLSVLVALILTPALCATILKPLRKGQHHGQKGFFGWFNRMFNRNALRYESSVGKILNHSARWMLIYVVLLGGMVFLFLRLPTSFLPLEDRGVFTTSVQLPSGSTQQQTAKVVAKIEQYYLTQEKNNVLSVFSTIGAGPGGNGQNVARMFVRLKDWDDRDPDNGSSFAIIERATKAFHKIKEARVIASSPPAISGLGNAAGFDMELQDHGGAGHHALMAARDQLLNMAGDEKLLTRVRHNGLDDSPQMQIDIDQRKAQALGVSIDDINNTLQTAWGSSYVNDFMDRGRVKKVYVQAAAKFRMLPDDINQWYVRNKDGGMVPFSAFASMHWETGSPRLERYNGYSALEIVGESAPGVSTGTAMDIMEQLVKKLPNGFGLEWTGMSYQERLSGAQAPALYAISLLVVFLCLAALYESWSVPFSVMLVVPLGVIGALLATWMRGLENDVYFQVGLLTVIGLSAKNAILIVEFANDLNAQGRELVSATLDACRQRLRPILMTSLAFIFGVLPMATSSGAGSGSQHAVGTGVMGGMISATVLAIFFVPLFFVLVRRRFPLKEPHND; from the coding sequence ATGGCGAATTTCTTTATCAATCGCCCCATTTTTGCCTGGGTGCTGGCCATTATTTTATGCCTCACCGGTACGCTTGCTATCTTTTCGCTCCCCGTTGAGCAATACCCGGACCTCGCGCCGCCTAACGTGCGCATAACGGCTAATTACCCAGGGGCTTCCGCCCAGACGCTGGAAAACACCGTCACCCAGGTTATCGAACAGAACATGACCGGCCTGGACAACATGATGTATATGTCGTCCCAGAGCAGCAGCACCGGCCAGGCCACCATTACGCTCAGCTTCAAGGCGGGCACCGACCCGGATGAAGCCGTACAGCAGGTGCAGAACCAGCTCCAGTCCGCGCTGCGTAAGCTGCCGCAGGACGTGCAGACCCAGGGCGTGACGGTGCGTAAGACCGGCGACAGCAATATCCTGATGATCGCCTTCGTCTCTACCGACGGCAGCATGGACAAGCAGGATATCGCCGACTACGTGGCGAGTAATATCCAGGATCCCATCAGCCGTATTAACGGGGTCGGGGACGTAGACGCCTACGGTTCACAGTACTCCATGCGCATCTGGCTCGATCCGACCAAACTGACCAGCTACCAGATGACGACCCAGGACGTGGTCAACGCCATCAGCTCCCAGAACGCGCAGATTGCCGTTGGTCAGCTGGGCGGCACGCCGTCGGTTGATATGCAGGCGCTGAACGCGACCGTTAACTCGCAGTCCTTACTGCAAACGCCACAGCAATTCAAAGACATTACCCTGCGCGTAAATCAGGACGGTTCGCTTGTTACCCTGGGCGACGTGGCGACGGTTGAGCTGGGTGCAGAAAAATATGACTATCTGAGTCGCTATAACGGCCAGGCCGCATCCGGGCTGGGCATTAAGCTTGCCTCCGGTGCCAACGAAATGGAAACGGACAGGCTCGCTCGCGCCAAAATCGAAGAGCTTTCGCAGTACTTCCCCCACGGGCTGGAAGCAAAAATTGCCTATGAAACTACGCCGTTCGTTAAGGCTTCCATCAAAGACGTTGTGAAGACCCTGCTGGAAGCTATCCTGCTGGTGTTCTTCGTCATGTATCTTTTCTTGCAGAACTTCAGGGCCACGCTGATTCCGACCATCGCCGTCCCGGTGGTACTGCTGGGAACTTACGCCGTGCTCTACTCGTTCGGCTACAGCATCAACACCCTGACAATGTTCGCCATGGTGCTGGCCATCGGCCTGCTGGTCGACGACGCCATCGTGGTGGTGGAAAACGTAGAGCGCATCATGAGCGAAGAAGGGCTGTCGCCCCGGGAAGCAACACGTAAGTCGATGGGCCAGATCCAGGGCGCGCTGGTGGGGATTGCGATGGTGCTTTCCGCTGTATTCGTGCCGATGGCCTTCTTTGGCGGCACCACCGGGGCTATCTACCGGCAGTTCTCTATTACGATTGTGTCGGCAATGGTGCTGTCGGTATTGGTTGCGTTAATTCTTACGCCAGCCCTCTGCGCCACCATCCTTAAACCGCTACGCAAGGGCCAACACCACGGCCAGAAAGGTTTCTTCGGCTGGTTTAACAGGATGTTCAACCGTAACGCCCTGCGCTATGAAAGCAGCGTGGGTAAAATTCTGAACCACAGCGCCCGCTGGATGCTGATTTATGTGGTGCTGCTGGGCGGCATGGTCTTCTTATTCCTGCGTCTGCCAACGTCATTCTTGCCGCTGGAAGACCGCGGCGTATTCACCACTTCGGTCCAGCTGCCGAGTGGCTCTACCCAGCAGCAGACGGCAAAAGTCGTGGCGAAGATCGAGCAGTACTATCTCACTCAGGAGAAAAATAACGTGCTGTCCGTGTTTTCGACCATCGGCGCAGGCCCCGGCGGGAACGGCCAGAACGTGGCGCGTATGTTTGTGCGCCTGAAAGACTGGGACGATCGCGACCCGGATAACGGCAGTTCCTTCGCCATTATCGAGCGGGCCACCAAAGCCTTTCATAAAATCAAAGAAGCACGAGTGATTGCCAGCAGCCCTCCGGCTATCAGCGGGCTGGGCAACGCCGCGGGCTTCGATATGGAGCTGCAGGACCACGGCGGCGCCGGGCACCACGCGCTGATGGCCGCTCGCGACCAGCTGCTGAACATGGCCGGCGACGAGAAATTACTGACCCGCGTACGTCACAACGGGCTGGACGACAGCCCACAGATGCAGATAGATATCGATCAGCGTAAGGCCCAGGCGCTGGGCGTTTCCATCGACGACATCAACAACACGCTGCAAACGGCCTGGGGGTCGAGCTATGTTAACGACTTTATGGATCGCGGCCGCGTGAAGAAGGTCTACGTGCAGGCCGCCGCCAAATTCCGCATGCTCCCCGATGACATTAACCAGTGGTACGTACGCAATAAAGACGGCGGTATGGTGCCCTTCTCCGCCTTTGCCAGCATGCACTGGGAAACGGGGTCACCGCGGCTGGAGCGCTATAACGGCTATTCTGCGCTTGAGATCGTCGGGGAATCTGCGCCGGGCGTCAGCACCGGTACGGCGATGGATATCATGGAACAGCTGGTGAAAAAACTGCCTAACGGCTTTGGCCTGGAGTGGACGGGAATGTCGTATCAGGAACGCCTGTCCGGCGCTCAGGCTCCTGCTCTGTATGCGATTTCTCTGCTGGTGGTCTTCCTGTGCCTGGCCGCGCTCTATGAGAGCTGGTCGGTGCCGTTCTCGGTCATGCTGGTGGTACCGCTGGGTGTTATCGGGGCGCTGCTCGCCACCTGGATGCGGGGGCTGGAAAACGACGTTTATTTCCAGGTGGGTCTGCTGACGGTCATCGGGCTTTCGGCCAAGAACGCCATCCTGATCGTCGAGTTTGCCAACGACCTGAATGCGCAGGGCCGCGAACTGGTCTCCGCCACGCTTGACGCCTGCCGCCAGCGGTTGCGTCCGATCCTGATGACCTCGCTGGCCTTTATCTTCGGCGTACTGCCAATGGCGACCAGCAGCGGTGCGGGCTCCGGCAGCCAGCACGCCGTCGGGACGGGCGTGATGGGCGGCATGATTTCCGCGACCGTGCTGGCTATTTTCTTTGTGCCGCTGTTCTTTGTGCTGGTACGTCGCCGCTTCCCGCTCAAAGAGCCGCACAACGATTAG
- the ypfM gene encoding protein YpfM gives MIEHELGNWKDFIEDMLRK, from the coding sequence ATGATTGAGCATGAACTAGGGAACTGGAAAGATTTCATTGAAGATATGCTTCGTAAATGA
- a CDS encoding ArsC family reductase yields MITLYGIKNCDTIKKARRWLESNGVEYQFHDYRTDGLGAELLNGFIAELGWEALLNTRGTTWRKLDEARRESIKDAAGAAALMLEMPAMIKRPLLCAPGQPMLLGFNESNYQQFINEV; encoded by the coding sequence GTGATCACCCTCTACGGCATTAAAAATTGCGACACCATCAAAAAAGCGCGCCGCTGGCTGGAGTCAAACGGCGTGGAGTACCAGTTTCATGACTACCGCACGGACGGCCTTGGTGCTGAGCTGCTGAACGGTTTTATTGCGGAGCTGGGCTGGGAAGCGCTGCTCAATACCCGTGGCACCACCTGGCGCAAGCTGGACGAAGCGCGCCGCGAATCCATTAAAGACGCGGCAGGCGCCGCCGCATTAATGTTGGAAATGCCCGCAATGATTAAACGACCATTGCTCTGCGCGCCCGGGCAGCCTATGCTGCTGGGTTTCAACGAATCAAACTATCAGCAGTTTATCAACGAGGTATAG
- the dapE gene encoding succinyl-diaminopimelate desuccinylase gives MSCPVIELTQQLIRRPSLSPDDAGCQALLIERLRAIGFTVEHMDFGDTQNFWAWRGQGETLAFAGHTDVVPSGDADRWINPPFEPTIRDGMLFGRGAADMKGSLAAMVVAAERFVAQHPNHRGRLAFLITSDEEASAKNGTVKVVETLMERRERLDYCLVGEPSSTEVVGDVVKNGRRGSLTCNLTIHGVQGHVAYPHLADNPVHRAAPMLNELVGIEWDKGNEFFPATSMQIANVQAGTGSNNVIPGDMFVQFNFRFSTELTDADIKQRVIALLEKHQLRYTLDWWLSGQPFLTSRGKLVDAVVNAVEHYNEIRPQLLTTGGTSDGRFIARMGAQVVELGPVNATIHKINECVNAADLQLLARMYQRIMEQLVA, from the coding sequence ATGTCCTGCCCGGTTATCGAGCTGACGCAACAGCTTATCCGCCGCCCTTCCCTTAGCCCAGACGATGCAGGCTGCCAGGCGCTGCTGATTGAGCGGCTGCGCGCGATTGGTTTTACCGTCGAGCATATGGATTTTGGCGACACGCAAAACTTCTGGGCATGGCGAGGACAAGGGGAAACGCTGGCGTTTGCTGGTCACACCGACGTCGTGCCGTCCGGCGATGCGGACCGCTGGATCAACCCACCGTTTGAACCCACTATCCGCGACGGCATGCTGTTTGGCCGTGGTGCCGCCGACATGAAAGGGTCGCTGGCGGCGATGGTGGTCGCAGCCGAACGTTTTGTCGCTCAGCACCCGAATCACCGTGGTCGCCTGGCCTTCCTGATCACCTCAGATGAAGAGGCCAGCGCTAAAAATGGTACCGTTAAGGTGGTTGAAACGCTGATGGAACGCCGTGAACGCCTGGACTACTGTCTGGTGGGTGAGCCTTCCAGTACCGAAGTCGTTGGGGACGTGGTGAAAAATGGCCGCCGCGGCTCGCTGACCTGCAACCTGACCATCCATGGCGTCCAGGGGCACGTCGCCTACCCGCATCTGGCGGACAACCCGGTTCATCGCGCCGCGCCAATGCTCAACGAGCTGGTCGGTATCGAGTGGGACAAGGGCAACGAATTCTTCCCGGCCACCAGCATGCAGATTGCCAACGTGCAGGCAGGGACCGGCAGCAACAACGTCATCCCGGGCGACATGTTTGTGCAGTTCAACTTCCGCTTCAGCACCGAGCTGACGGATGCCGACATCAAGCAGCGCGTCATTGCCCTGCTCGAGAAACACCAGCTGCGCTACACGCTCGACTGGTGGCTGTCGGGTCAACCGTTCCTTACCTCACGTGGTAAGCTGGTGGATGCGGTAGTGAACGCGGTTGAGCACTATAATGAGATCAGGCCGCAGCTGTTAACCACGGGTGGCACCTCTGATGGACGCTTTATCGCGCGGATGGGGGCGCAGGTTGTGGAGCTGGGGCCGGTGAACGCGACCATTCATAAAATTAATGAGTGTGTAAACGCCGCCGATCTGCAGCTTCTGGCCCGCATGTATCAGCGTATTATGGAACAGCTCGTCGCCTGA
- a CDS encoding YpfN family protein, whose translation MEWLSHYWWIIVLVLLLGIFLNVIKDLKRIDPKKYMANKPELPPHRDFNDKWDDEDDFPKKKP comes from the coding sequence ATGGAATGGCTCTCGCATTACTGGTGGATTATCGTTCTGGTGCTGCTGTTAGGCATCTTCCTTAACGTGATTAAGGATTTGAAACGCATCGACCCGAAGAAATACATGGCAAACAAGCCCGAGCTTCCACCGCATCGTGACTTTAACGATAAGTGGGATGACGAAGACGACTTTCCTAAGAAGAAGCCTTAG
- a CDS encoding tRNA(Met) cytidine acetyltransferase TmcA, producing MEQLRQATAEMARSGIRRMLVIAGEAVWCSQQVGTVAGQLPGDWLWVGAAPEFPVNCAPSAVRTLLGREFLHAVFDARNGLDAEALAAVAGTLKAGSWLVLLVPDWTRWPMLPDADSCRWSDRPQAIPTPNFVNHLRRSVEADGESFLWQQHHPLYLPEFIVRPQWHPANGSPELEQADILASLRSLMSGVAVVTAPRGRGKSALAGMFVSSLPSKAIVTAPTRGATDVLALHAGDKFNFVAPDALLAQQQKPDADWLIIDEAAALPAPQLRRLIALFPRTLLTTTVQGYEGTGRGFLLKFCASIADLKRYSLSTPIRWAKNDPLEILLDAILLFDEADVTDVSGSAVELNAVEQRDGEQIQQMYRLLSGAHYRTSPLDWRRMLDAPGQHFIAAGAGDGTVGAAWLVEEGGLDENLSRAVWAGFRRPRGNLVAQSLAAHGGSPLAATLRGLRVSRIAVHPLRQRQQLGGRMIAMAKALARRGFDYLSVSFGFTDELWRFWESCGFVLVRVGSHREASSGCYTAMALLPLSVEGEALTRFEAQRLTRDITWLQPWIDEPLPVMPSAEAALNDDDWYELAGFAFAHRPVEACTGSLNRLLQTSELPLNALRGRVQARLTAEQVCEKLRLSGRKALLAAMRQEAEQALILLDKPKGEALKTAVKQLQVG from the coding sequence ATGGAGCAGCTAAGGCAGGCGACAGCCGAAATGGCCCGCAGCGGCATTCGCCGCATGCTGGTTATCGCAGGCGAAGCGGTATGGTGTAGCCAGCAGGTCGGCACGGTGGCCGGCCAGCTTCCCGGCGACTGGCTGTGGGTTGGCGCGGCGCCGGAGTTTCCCGTGAACTGCGCGCCATCTGCCGTGCGTACGCTGCTGGGCCGTGAATTTTTACATGCTGTTTTTGATGCCCGCAACGGGCTGGATGCCGAAGCGCTGGCCGCCGTTGCGGGGACGCTGAAAGCGGGCAGCTGGCTGGTTCTGCTGGTGCCTGACTGGACGCGCTGGCCCATGCTTCCCGATGCGGACTCGTGCCGCTGGAGCGACCGCCCGCAGGCCATCCCGACGCCTAACTTTGTTAATCACCTCAGGCGCAGCGTTGAGGCCGACGGGGAGTCTTTTCTCTGGCAGCAGCATCATCCTCTGTATTTACCCGAGTTTATAGTCCGCCCGCAGTGGCACCCGGCGAACGGTTCGCCCGAGCTGGAACAGGCGGATATCCTTGCTTCGCTCCGGTCTCTAATGTCTGGCGTAGCCGTCGTGACCGCGCCGCGTGGGCGGGGAAAATCTGCGCTAGCGGGAATGTTCGTCAGCAGCCTTCCCAGTAAAGCGATTGTCACTGCACCCACCCGGGGAGCAACGGACGTGCTGGCGCTCCACGCGGGGGATAAATTCAACTTTGTTGCGCCGGATGCCCTGCTGGCCCAACAGCAAAAACCTGACGCTGACTGGCTGATTATCGACGAAGCCGCAGCGCTTCCTGCACCGCAGCTGCGCAGACTTATCGCTCTCTTTCCTCGCACCCTGCTGACCACGACGGTGCAGGGCTATGAAGGCACAGGGCGAGGCTTCCTGCTTAAGTTCTGCGCCAGCATCGCGGATCTGAAGCGTTACAGCCTTTCAACGCCGATTCGCTGGGCGAAGAACGATCCGCTTGAAATCCTGCTCGACGCGATTTTGCTTTTCGATGAGGCGGACGTTACCGACGTGTCCGGTAGCGCCGTTGAGCTTAACGCCGTAGAGCAGCGTGATGGTGAACAGATCCAGCAGATGTACCGCCTGCTCTCCGGGGCGCACTACCGCACCTCACCGCTGGACTGGCGCAGAATGCTGGACGCTCCAGGGCAGCATTTCATTGCGGCAGGCGCCGGTGACGGCACCGTCGGGGCAGCCTGGCTGGTGGAAGAAGGTGGGCTGGATGAAAACCTGAGCCGCGCCGTGTGGGCAGGCTTTCGTCGTCCCCGTGGAAATCTAGTGGCGCAGTCCCTGGCTGCACATGGCGGCAGCCCGCTTGCGGCAACCCTGCGTGGGCTGCGCGTAAGCCGCATTGCCGTGCATCCTCTGCGCCAGCGTCAGCAGCTCGGCGGACGGATGATAGCCATGGCGAAAGCGCTCGCCCGGCGCGGTTTTGATTATCTGTCGGTCAGCTTTGGTTTTACCGATGAGCTATGGCGATTCTGGGAAAGCTGCGGATTTGTGCTGGTGCGGGTGGGCAGCCACCGGGAAGCGAGCAGCGGCTGCTATACCGCGATGGCGCTCCTGCCGTTAAGCGTTGAAGGTGAGGCGCTGACCCGCTTCGAAGCGCAGCGTCTGACGCGGGATATCACCTGGCTGCAGCCGTGGATAGACGAGCCTTTGCCCGTCATGCCGTCCGCAGAGGCAGCGTTAAATGATGATGACTGGTATGAGCTCGCAGGCTTTGCCTTTGCGCATCGTCCCGTTGAGGCGTGTACTGGCTCGCTTAACCGCCTGCTTCAGACGAGCGAACTGCCGCTGAATGCTCTGCGGGGAAGAGTTCAGGCGCGGCTGACAGCGGAGCAGGTTTGCGAGAAGCTTCGCCTTTCCGGGCGTAAAGCTTTGCTGGCCGCCATGCGTCAGGAGGCGGAGCAGGCTCTTATTTTGCTTGATAAACCGAAGGGCGAGGCGTTGAAAACCGCCGTTAAGCAGTTGCAGGTCGGGTAA
- a CDS encoding neutral zinc metallopeptidase has product MRWQGRRESDNVEDRRNNSSGPSLGGGGGFRIPRGKGGLILLVVVVVAGYYGVDLSALLGGGQPLTQQTTQRSISPNDDESAKFTSVILATTEDTWGQIFQQMGRSYQQPKLVMYRGATRTGCGTGQSVMGPFYCPVDSTVYIDLSFYDEMKTKLGADGDFAQGYVIAHEVGHHVQKLLGIEPKVRQLQQNASQVEGNHLSVKMELQADCFAGVWGHSMQKQEVLDAGDLKEALNAAEAIGDDRLQQQGQGRVVPDSFTHGTSEQRYTWFKRGFDSGDPAQCNTFGNSVR; this is encoded by the coding sequence ATGCGTTGGCAAGGTCGTCGTGAAAGCGACAATGTAGAAGACAGGCGAAATAATTCCTCCGGCCCGAGCTTAGGCGGCGGCGGTGGGTTTCGTATCCCTCGGGGTAAAGGCGGGCTGATCCTGCTGGTTGTCGTGGTTGTGGCCGGCTATTACGGCGTCGATCTTTCGGCCCTGCTTGGCGGCGGTCAGCCGCTCACACAGCAAACCACTCAGCGTTCCATCAGCCCAAATGATGACGAATCGGCTAAATTTACCTCGGTGATCCTCGCAACAACGGAAGACACCTGGGGACAAATCTTCCAGCAGATGGGGCGTAGCTACCAGCAGCCAAAGCTGGTGATGTACCGTGGTGCCACGCGCACTGGCTGCGGCACAGGGCAGTCAGTAATGGGGCCGTTCTACTGCCCGGTGGACAGCACCGTCTATATCGATCTCTCCTTCTATGACGAAATGAAAACCAAACTGGGCGCCGACGGCGACTTTGCCCAGGGCTACGTCATTGCTCACGAAGTGGGACACCACGTGCAGAAGCTGCTGGGCATCGAGCCGAAAGTACGCCAGCTGCAGCAAAATGCTTCGCAGGTTGAAGGCAACCATCTGTCGGTGAAAATGGAGCTACAGGCGGACTGCTTCGCGGGCGTCTGGGGGCACAGCATGCAGAAGCAGGAAGTGCTCGACGCGGGCGACCTGAAAGAAGCGCTTAATGCCGCCGAGGCCATTGGCGACGATCGCCTGCAGCAGCAGGGGCAGGGCCGCGTGGTACCGGATAGCTTCACGCACGGTACCTCCGAGCAGCGTTACACCTGGTTTAAGCGCGGCTTCGACAGCGGTGACCCGGCGCAGTGTAATACCTTTGGTAACAGCGTCCGCTAG
- the purC gene encoding phosphoribosylaminoimidazolesuccinocarboxamide synthase — MQKQAELYRGKAKTVYSTENPDLLVLEFRNDTSAGDGARIEQFDRKGMVNNKFNHFIMAKLEEAGIPTQMERLLSDNEVLVKKLDMVPVECVIRNRAAGSLVKRLGIEEGIVLNPPLFDLFLKNDEMHDPMVNESYCETFGWVNKQNLARMRELSYKANEVLSKLFDDAGLILVDFKLEFGLFKGEVVLGDEFSPDGSRLWDKETLDKMDKDRFRQSLGGLVEAYEEVARRLGVEID, encoded by the coding sequence ATGCAAAAGCAAGCTGAGTTGTATCGTGGCAAAGCAAAGACCGTTTACAGCACCGAAAATCCGGATCTGTTGGTACTTGAGTTTCGCAATGATACGTCAGCAGGAGACGGTGCCCGCATCGAACAGTTCGATCGTAAAGGGATGGTGAACAATAAGTTTAACCATTTCATTATGGCGAAGCTGGAAGAGGCCGGTATTCCTACCCAAATGGAGCGGCTGCTCTCCGACAACGAAGTGCTGGTCAAAAAACTGGATATGGTGCCGGTGGAGTGCGTTATCCGTAACCGTGCGGCTGGCTCCCTGGTTAAGCGTCTGGGCATTGAAGAAGGCATTGTGCTCAATCCGCCGCTTTTCGACCTGTTCCTTAAGAACGACGAGATGCACGACCCGATGGTCAACGAATCTTATTGCGAAACCTTCGGCTGGGTGAACAAACAGAACCTTGCCCGCATGCGCGAGCTGAGCTACAAAGCGAACGAGGTGCTGAGCAAGCTGTTTGACGACGCGGGGCTTATTCTGGTGGACTTCAAGCTGGAGTTCGGTCTGTTCAAGGGCGAAGTGGTGCTGGGCGATGAGTTCTCACCGGACGGCAGCCGCCTGTGGGACAAAGAGACCCTGGACAAAATGGACAAAGACCGTTTCCGTCAGAGCCTCGGTGGGCTTGTTGAAGCTTATGAAGAAGTGGCTCGCCGCCTTGGCGTAGAAATCGACTAA
- the bamC gene encoding outer membrane protein assembly factor BamC: MAYSVQKSMVATVAVVSLAMLLSACSSDQRYKRQVSGDESYLDAPPLADMHAPAGMILPVENGQYNVPVTNGSGAVGKQLDIRPPSQPLALVNGARTQFTGDTATLMVESARGTTLWPQVVSVLQSNNYTIDKRDDASQSLTTDWVQWNRADEDEQYRGRYQIGVKPQGYQQAVVVKLLNLEQAGKPVSDAASLQRYSAQMLNVISAGLDKVQTDSQNVKDSRTSTQLDIQSAADDTGLPMLVVRAPFNVVWSRLPATLEKAGMKVTDSTRSTGSMAVTYKPLSDSAWQDLGAKDPGLVSGDYKLQVGDLDNRSSLQFIDPKGHTLTQSQNDALVAVFQAAFSK; encoded by the coding sequence ATGGCTTACTCAGTACAGAAGTCGATGGTAGCAACCGTTGCAGTGGTGTCGCTTGCCATGCTGTTATCCGCATGCAGTTCTGACCAGCGCTATAAGCGTCAGGTTAGCGGCGACGAATCCTATCTGGATGCACCTCCTCTGGCAGATATGCACGCGCCAGCGGGCATGATCCTACCGGTGGAGAACGGTCAGTATAACGTTCCTGTTACCAACGGCAGTGGCGCAGTAGGCAAACAGCTGGACATTCGTCCACCATCCCAACCGCTGGCGCTGGTGAACGGTGCCCGTACCCAGTTCACGGGTGATACCGCTACGCTGATGGTTGAAAGCGCCCGTGGCACTACGCTATGGCCGCAGGTGGTAAGCGTTCTACAGTCTAACAACTACACCATCGACAAGCGTGATGACGCAAGCCAGTCGCTGACTACCGACTGGGTGCAGTGGAACCGTGCTGACGAAGACGAACAGTATCGTGGTCGCTATCAGATCGGCGTGAAGCCGCAGGGTTATCAGCAGGCAGTGGTGGTTAAGCTGCTGAACCTGGAGCAGGCGGGCAAGCCAGTCTCAGACGCAGCTTCCCTGCAGCGTTACAGCGCGCAGATGCTTAACGTCATCAGTGCGGGTCTGGATAAAGTCCAGACGGACAGCCAGAACGTCAAAGACAGCCGTACCTCCACGCAGCTGGATATACAGAGCGCCGCAGACGACACCGGCTTGCCAATGCTGGTCGTACGTGCTCCGTTCAACGTGGTCTGGAGCCGTTTGCCAGCAACGCTTGAGAAAGCAGGCATGAAAGTGACTGACTCCACGCGTTCTACCGGCAGCATGGCCGTCACCTACAAGCCGTTGTCTGACAGCGCCTGGCAGGACTTAGGTGCCAAAGACCCGGGTCTGGTCAGCGGTGACTACAAGCTGCAGGTTGGCGACCTCGATAACCGCAGCAGCCTGCAGTTCATCGATCCTAAAGGACACACGCTGACCCAATCGCAAAATGACGCGCTGGTTGCCGTATTCCAGGCAGCTTTCAGCAAGTAA